One part of the Sulfolobus tengchongensis genome encodes these proteins:
- a CDS encoding dihydropteroate synthase-like protein, producing the protein MKVLIVTGTLAAPVLSEVIKNIKDVEIKLKVLNYPVASLMSTKFIAENLKQSNLRNIDYILLPGLVYGDAKVIEEVTGIKTYKGTEEAWDLPKVIEALKKGTQLSTTEPADKIINQIENTEDKLKAIEKEAKIAFELNGIRIPIRPPPFRVFLEVDSKQNVEEIERVKRNIDVVVLGFPVGHFDLDEVRHKVKELVDKGYVVGIDAESPRELKEGVKTGASIVFNLNEFNIEELEEIKKESAFVVAPFSVENKGEITVKLINKAKDKGYDRLIADPILSPPLKGLVNSIIDYKYVREKLPETPILMGILNVSELIDADSIGVNAVLTAIAGELGIANLLIMEKGKTRGSSWELSQATKMISIALKENRLPKDLGIDLLILKDKRRYRENVKADIVVNGNIEPIMDESGFAKIFVSNDGFGVEWIGKDKIVIKGKDGLSIGRTLIRRVRNISSEHALYIGYELAKAEIAYQLDKNYIQDKPLFKKIRNENFDTEHNGKES; encoded by the coding sequence GTGAAAGTATTAATAGTAACTGGAACATTAGCAGCACCAGTCTTATCTGAGGTTATCAAAAATATTAAGGATGTTGAAATAAAATTGAAAGTGCTTAATTACCCCGTAGCTTCTTTAATGAGCACTAAGTTTATTGCAGAAAATTTGAAACAGTCTAACCTTAGAAATATTGATTACATTCTCCTTCCCGGATTAGTTTATGGCGATGCTAAAGTAATAGAGGAAGTTACTGGGATAAAGACATATAAAGGAACCGAAGAAGCCTGGGATTTGCCAAAAGTAATTGAAGCCTTAAAGAAGGGTACGCAACTCTCTACTACAGAACCAGCTGATAAAATAATAAATCAGATTGAAAATACTGAAGATAAACTAAAGGCTATCGAGAAAGAAGCTAAGATAGCATTTGAATTAAATGGGATAAGAATTCCTATCAGACCACCGCCTTTTAGAGTGTTTTTAGAAGTTGATAGTAAACAAAACGTTGAGGAGATAGAGAGAGTAAAGAGAAACATTGATGTAGTAGTTTTGGGATTTCCAGTAGGACATTTTGATCTAGATGAGGTTAGGCATAAAGTTAAGGAACTTGTAGATAAGGGATATGTAGTTGGAATTGATGCAGAATCTCCACGAGAATTAAAGGAAGGCGTAAAAACTGGAGCCTCAATAGTTTTTAATTTAAATGAATTTAATATAGAAGAACTTGAGGAGATCAAGAAAGAGTCTGCATTTGTTGTTGCACCATTTAGTGTTGAAAATAAAGGGGAAATAACAGTAAAGTTGATTAATAAGGCGAAAGATAAAGGATATGATAGACTAATTGCGGATCCAATATTATCGCCACCTTTAAAAGGTCTTGTTAACAGCATAATTGATTATAAATACGTTAGAGAAAAATTGCCAGAAACACCAATCTTAATGGGAATACTGAATGTAAGTGAACTAATTGACGCAGATAGCATAGGTGTTAACGCAGTTTTAACTGCAATAGCAGGGGAGCTGGGAATTGCCAATTTATTAATTATGGAAAAGGGCAAAACTAGAGGTAGTAGCTGGGAATTATCTCAGGCCACAAAGATGATAAGTATAGCGTTGAAAGAAAACAGATTACCTAAAGATTTGGGTATAGACTTGCTAATACTCAAAGATAAGAGAAGATATAGGGAAAACGTAAAAGCAGATATAGTAGTCAATGGAAATATCGAGCCTATAATGGATGAGAGTGGTTTCGCTAAGATCTTTGTATCTAATGATGGATTTGGTGTAGAATGGATAGGAAAAGACAAAATCGTAATTAAGGGTAAAGATGGGTTAAGTATTGGAAGGACGTTAATTAGGAGAGTCAGAAATATTAGTAGTGAGCATGCTTTGTACATAGGCTATGAGCTAGCTAAAGCAGAAATAGCTTACCAACTTGATAAAAATTATATCCAAGATAAACCACTGTTCAAAAAGATAAGGAATGAGAATTTCGATACCGAGCATAATGGAAAAGAAAGCTGA
- the trxB gene encoding thioredoxin-disulfide reductase produces MSLLPKAANVKPGEKFDVIIVGLGPAAYGAALYTARYMLKTLVIGETPGGQLTEAGIVDDYLGLIEIQASDMIKVFNKHIEKYNVPVLLDVVEKIENRGDEFVVKTKRKGEFRADSVILGIGVKRRKLNVPGEQEFAGRGISYCSVCDAPLFKNRVVAVVGGGDSALEGAEILSSYATKVYLIHRRDSFKAQPIYVETVKRKPNVEFILNSVVKEIKGEKIVKKVVVENLKTGEIKELDVNGVFIEIGFDPPTDFAKANGIETDANGYIKVDEWMRTNIPGVFAAGDCTSMWLGFRQIITSVAQGSVAATSAYRYLTEKKGKK; encoded by the coding sequence ATGAGTCTTCTACCGAAGGCTGCAAATGTAAAGCCGGGAGAAAAGTTCGATGTTATAATTGTTGGCTTAGGGCCTGCAGCCTATGGAGCTGCTTTATATACTGCTAGGTATATGTTGAAGACTTTAGTTATTGGGGAAACACCTGGAGGTCAGTTAACCGAAGCTGGTATAGTTGACGATTATCTAGGTTTGATAGAAATCCAGGCTAGTGATATGATAAAAGTGTTTAATAAGCATATAGAGAAGTATAACGTACCCGTATTGCTCGATGTTGTAGAAAAAATAGAAAATAGGGGAGACGAATTTGTAGTGAAGACTAAGAGAAAAGGCGAATTTAGAGCAGATAGTGTAATTCTAGGTATAGGTGTAAAGAGAAGGAAGTTAAATGTACCAGGAGAGCAAGAATTTGCGGGAAGAGGCATATCTTATTGTTCAGTATGTGATGCGCCATTATTTAAGAATAGAGTTGTTGCAGTAGTTGGAGGGGGAGATTCAGCTTTAGAGGGAGCTGAAATATTATCTAGCTATGCCACTAAAGTTTATTTAATACATAGGAGAGATAGCTTTAAAGCACAGCCTATATACGTTGAAACCGTTAAGAGAAAGCCAAACGTTGAGTTTATTCTCAATTCAGTTGTAAAAGAAATTAAAGGAGAGAAAATAGTTAAGAAAGTAGTTGTTGAGAATTTGAAAACTGGTGAGATTAAGGAATTAGACGTTAACGGAGTGTTTATAGAGATAGGATTTGATCCCCCAACAGATTTCGCTAAAGCGAATGGAATAGAGACTGATGCTAATGGTTATATAAAAGTAGATGAGTGGATGCGGACTAATATCCCTGGTGTGTTTGCTGCTGGAGATTGTACATCTATGTGGTTAGGATTTAGACAAATTATAACTTCAGTTGCTCAAGGGTCTGTAGCTGCAACCTCAGCTTATAGATATTTAACAGAAAAGAAGGGTAAGAAATGA
- a CDS encoding inositol monophosphatase family protein — translation MNFNLDKIAIEISKFINEIKDEKDIDKVVGFHSGDTTRLIDKKSEDYIFELLNSTGYKFRFVSEESGVVNTENYEYTALIDPLDGSNNFVMGVPWYSVSVAVYDKNAKGILDSIGGFVSHILLDKIYAYDDKRAYLNGIPLQSEEVSKELSSKVIITYFEDKEIDKVLRILPNIQGYKIRSFGSASLDMILVCTGKAYMYFDIRGKLRNVDIAASSNFCKRLNLVPTNLNGKEIFTGIDDIYRINEIILSRDSNLMKKIYSIFS, via the coding sequence ATGAACTTTAACCTAGATAAGATTGCAATTGAGATATCTAAGTTTATAAATGAAATTAAAGACGAAAAGGACATAGATAAAGTAGTGGGATTTCATTCTGGTGATACTACTAGACTAATTGATAAGAAATCTGAAGATTACATTTTTGAATTATTAAATAGTACTGGTTATAAATTTAGATTTGTATCAGAGGAATCCGGTGTTGTAAATACTGAAAATTATGAGTATACAGCATTGATAGATCCATTAGATGGTAGTAATAATTTTGTAATGGGTGTACCATGGTATTCGGTATCTGTAGCAGTTTATGATAAAAATGCAAAAGGAATTTTAGATTCAATAGGGGGTTTCGTTTCACATATTTTACTGGATAAAATATATGCTTATGATGATAAAAGAGCATACCTAAATGGGATTCCTCTACAATCTGAAGAAGTTTCAAAGGAGTTGTCTAGCAAAGTAATAATCACATATTTTGAAGATAAGGAGATAGATAAAGTACTAAGAATACTTCCTAATATTCAAGGATATAAGATTAGGAGCTTCGGTAGTGCTTCTCTAGATATGATTTTAGTATGTACTGGGAAGGCTTATATGTATTTCGATATTAGGGGGAAGTTGAGAAATGTCGATATCGCCGCATCATCAAACTTCTGTAAGAGACTAAATTTAGTTCCTACTAATTTAAACGGTAAAGAAATATTTACTGGAATAGACGATATTTATAGAATAAACGAAATTATCTTGTCTCGTGATTCGAATTTGATGAAGAAGATTTACTCAATCTTTTCTTAA